A window of Deinococcus sp. HSC-46F16 contains these coding sequences:
- a CDS encoding integrase core domain-containing protein gives MNEPDSVFDLLVRSWGSLQSFSKTVKAEEVDLREDVDMDDARRHILLFSADLYNRRRRHSSLGYGPPAEFAARYTAAQR, from the coding sequence GTGAACGAGCCGGATTCCGTGTTCGACCTCCTGGTCCGCTCCTGGGGGTCACTTCAGAGCTTCTCCAAGACCGTGAAGGCCGAGGAGGTTGATCTGCGAGAGGACGTCGATATGGACGATGCCAGACGGCACATTCTTTTGTTTAGTGCGGACCTCTACAACCGACGCCGACGGCACTCCAGCCTGGGGTACGGCCCACCCGCCGAGTTCGCCGCCCGCTACACTGCCGCCCAGAGGTGA